A region from the Azospirillum fermentarium genome encodes:
- a CDS encoding alpha/beta fold hydrolase: MPTTLFPRLPASRRAALAGLLMTAGVSVTGMSPGAGSARAASPAGGGEVPADAGRGLLGHVRQGEGPEPVVVLHEWMGDHTNYDFIRPFLPGDTHAWIFADLRGYGLSKPLSGAYSLDEAVEDVMRLMGHYGHARFHVVGHSMSGMIAQALAKRGGERVKSVVAVSPVPASGFKTDAEGLKKLMAVVDNDDAVRAAILARGGGRYGRGWVERKLAMTRRAPNREAMVGYLTMFTGTDVADAVRGTPTPITAVCGEHDLPLYRAESITRLLGPLFPNLEVVVSREAGHYAMLETPPLLAGQIEKGLARGV, translated from the coding sequence ATGCCCACCACCCTTTTCCCCCGCCTTCCCGCCAGCCGGCGGGCCGCTTTGGCCGGTCTGCTGATGACGGCGGGGGTTTCCGTGACGGGAATGTCCCCCGGTGCCGGTTCGGCCCGCGCCGCCTCTCCCGCGGGCGGTGGCGAGGTTCCCGCCGACGCCGGGCGCGGCCTGCTGGGCCATGTGCGCCAGGGGGAGGGGCCGGAGCCGGTGGTGGTGCTGCACGAATGGATGGGGGACCACACCAATTACGATTTCATCCGCCCCTTCCTGCCGGGCGACACCCATGCGTGGATCTTCGCCGACCTGCGCGGCTATGGCCTGTCCAAGCCGCTGTCGGGGGCTTATTCCCTGGACGAGGCGGTGGAGGACGTGATGCGGCTGATGGGCCATTACGGCCATGCCCGGTTCCATGTGGTGGGCCATTCCATGTCGGGCATGATCGCGCAAGCGCTGGCCAAGCGCGGCGGAGAGCGGGTCAAAAGCGTGGTGGCGGTGTCGCCCGTCCCCGCCTCCGGCTTCAAGACCGATGCCGAGGGGCTCAAGAAGCTGATGGCGGTGGTGGACAATGACGACGCGGTGCGCGCCGCCATTCTGGCCCGCGGGGGCGGGCGCTATGGCCGCGGCTGGGTGGAGCGCAAGCTGGCCATGACCCGGCGCGCCCCGAACCGCGAGGCCATGGTGGGATACCTGACGATGTTCACCGGCACCGACGTGGCCGACGCGGTGCGGGGCACTCCCACGCCTATCACCGCCGTTTGTGGCGAGCATGACCTGCCGCTGTACCGGGCGGAGTCCATCACCCGGCTTCTGGGACCGCTCTTCCCCAATCTGGAGGTGGTGGTCAGCCGCGAAGCCGGCCATTACGCCATGCTGGAAACCCCGCCGCTGCTGGCCGGCCAGATCGAAAAGGGGCTGGCGCGGGGCGTGTGA
- a CDS encoding IS110 family RNA-guided transposase: MRYFGGLDWGGAGHAVCVVDGAGAAVFRLEIKHDAAGLAELCKRLAKLAPAGELPIAIERPSGLIVDALVEAGHPVVPIHPNVVKACRPRYRAAGGKSDPGDAFMLADILRTDGHRFRPLTPWSDEIKALRALVRGRDDLVAERVCLANRLRSLLDSFWPGAAAIFADIDSPIALAFVQRYPTPDSAARLGEKRLKAFLASHAYCGRRSPADLLDRLRAAPAGLAGEAEAEAKGEMVRALAAVLERLLAEIAKLSARIEHTVAELPDGKVVMSFPRAGRICAAQILAELGDVRERFQTPDQLAAEAGVSPVTHASGKSRGVVFRWACNHRLRAAITCFADNSRHACAWAAAVYRKARDRGCDHPHAIRILARAWIRVLWRAWYDAKIYNPEQHAAAKALNLPPEG, from the coding sequence ATGCGGTATTTCGGGGGATTGGATTGGGGCGGCGCCGGTCACGCCGTCTGCGTCGTCGACGGCGCCGGAGCCGCTGTGTTCCGCCTGGAGATCAAACACGATGCCGCCGGTCTGGCGGAACTGTGCAAGCGGCTGGCGAAGCTGGCGCCGGCCGGCGAGCTTCCCATCGCCATCGAGCGCCCGAGCGGACTGATCGTCGATGCCCTGGTCGAGGCCGGCCATCCGGTCGTGCCGATCCATCCCAACGTCGTCAAGGCCTGCCGGCCGCGCTACCGTGCCGCCGGTGGCAAGAGCGATCCCGGCGACGCCTTCATGCTCGCCGACATTCTGCGCACCGACGGCCACCGCTTCCGGCCCCTGACGCCCTGGTCCGACGAGATCAAGGCCTTGCGCGCCCTGGTCCGCGGCCGCGACGACCTGGTCGCCGAGCGCGTCTGCCTGGCCAATCGCCTGCGCAGCCTGCTGGACAGCTTCTGGCCCGGCGCCGCCGCCATCTTCGCCGACATCGACTCGCCCATCGCGCTCGCCTTCGTCCAGCGCTATCCCACCCCCGACAGCGCCGCCCGCCTTGGCGAGAAGCGCCTCAAGGCCTTCCTGGCAAGCCACGCCTACTGCGGACGCCGCAGCCCGGCCGATCTGCTGGACCGCCTGCGCGCCGCTCCCGCCGGCCTCGCCGGCGAGGCCGAAGCCGAGGCCAAGGGCGAGATGGTCCGCGCCCTCGCAGCCGTCCTGGAGCGCCTCCTCGCCGAGATCGCCAAGCTCTCCGCCCGCATCGAGCACACCGTCGCCGAACTCCCCGATGGCAAGGTCGTGATGTCCTTCCCGCGGGCCGGACGCATCTGCGCAGCCCAGATCCTCGCCGAACTCGGCGACGTGCGCGAGCGCTTCCAAACGCCCGACCAACTCGCCGCCGAAGCCGGGGTCAGCCCCGTCACCCATGCCTCGGGCAAAAGCCGCGGCGTCGTCTTCCGCTGGGCCTGCAATCATCGCCTGCGCGCCGCCATCACTTGCTTCGCCGACAACTCCCGCCATGCCTGCGCCTGGGCCGCCGCCGTCTACCGCAAAGCCCGGGACCGCGGCTGCGATCACCCCCACGCCATCCGCATCCTCGCAAGAGCCTGGATCCGCGTCCTGTGGCGCGCTTGGTACGACGCCAAAATCTACAACCCTGAGCAGCATGCCGCCGCCAAAGCGCTCAACCTCCCTCCAGAGGGTTGA
- a CDS encoding polyprenyl synthetase family protein — translation MTVVTNLEPKRQKPSTALEDLTALVADDLARVNELIVKHMDSPVALIPQLGGYIVAAGGKRLRPVLTLAAANLCRYQGTKHQLLAAVVEFIHTATLLHDDVVDESNLRRGLASANAVFGNKASVLVGDFLFSRSFQLMVEAGSLEALDILSNASAVIAQGEVLQLQTTNDITTTEDAYLEVIKGKTAELFAAACRVGGVVADVDETVLTALWDYGMNLGIAFQLVDDVLDYSAHQATLGKTVGDDFREGKLTLPVILSVERGDAEERAFWQRTMEELEQTDEDLAHAQALMVRHNALIDTVARARHYGSLANTALTVFPDSPLRQALENVVEFVISRDF, via the coding sequence TTGACGGTCGTTACCAATCTCGAACCCAAGCGGCAGAAACCGTCAACGGCGCTCGAAGACCTCACCGCTCTGGTCGCCGACGATCTGGCCCGTGTCAACGAGCTGATCGTCAAGCACATGGACTCCCCGGTGGCGCTGATCCCGCAACTGGGCGGCTACATCGTGGCGGCCGGCGGCAAGCGGCTGCGCCCGGTGCTGACGCTGGCCGCGGCCAACCTGTGCCGCTATCAGGGCACCAAGCACCAGCTTCTGGCCGCGGTGGTGGAGTTCATCCACACCGCCACCCTGCTGCACGACGACGTGGTGGACGAAAGCAACCTGCGCCGCGGGCTGGCCTCGGCCAACGCGGTGTTCGGCAACAAGGCCAGCGTCCTGGTGGGGGACTTCCTGTTCTCCCGCTCGTTCCAGCTTATGGTGGAGGCGGGGTCGCTGGAAGCGCTGGACATCCTGTCCAACGCCTCGGCCGTCATCGCCCAGGGCGAGGTGCTCCAGCTTCAGACCACCAACGACATCACCACCACCGAGGACGCATACCTTGAGGTCATCAAGGGCAAGACGGCGGAGCTGTTCGCCGCCGCCTGCCGGGTGGGCGGCGTGGTGGCCGACGTGGACGAGACGGTGCTGACCGCGCTGTGGGATTACGGGATGAACCTGGGCATCGCGTTCCAGCTCGTGGACGACGTGCTCGACTATTCCGCCCATCAGGCGACGCTGGGCAAGACGGTGGGCGACGATTTCCGCGAGGGCAAGCTGACCCTGCCGGTGATCCTGTCGGTTGAGCGCGGCGACGCGGAAGAACGCGCGTTCTGGCAGCGCACCATGGAAGAGCTGGAACAGACCGACGAGGATCTGGCCCACGCGCAGGCGCTGATGGTCCGCCACAACGCGCTCATCGACACGGTGGCCCGTGCGCGCCATTACGGCAGCCTGGCCAACACCGCCCTGACCGTGTTCCCGGACAGCCCCCTGCGCCAGGCCCTGGAAAACGTGGTCGAATTCGTCATCAGCCGAGATTTTTGA
- a CDS encoding tRNA1(Val) (adenine(37)-N6)-methyltransferase, whose amino-acid sequence MTEIQPIPQSITAENTLLGGRVRLAQPAGGYRVAVDPVLLAAFTAARAGETVLDLGTGSGAAALCLAVRVPGVRVVGLEAWEPAETMARHNVRLNGLEDRVGIVAGDLLRPPPDLGPAGGRFDRVMANPPYLRAGAATPPPDPWKAAANVEGAARLSDWVAAAAALLRPRGWFTMVHRADRVDEIMGLLHGSFGAVTLFPLWPRAGEPARRILVAAQRGATGPARLLPGLVLHGPGGYTQDADAVLRLGAPLVYEPVRQPHLGA is encoded by the coding sequence ATGACGGAAATTCAGCCTATCCCCCAGAGTATCACGGCGGAAAACACCCTGCTCGGCGGGCGGGTCCGGCTGGCGCAGCCGGCCGGCGGCTACCGCGTGGCCGTCGATCCGGTGCTGCTGGCCGCTTTCACCGCTGCCCGGGCCGGGGAAACCGTGCTGGATCTCGGCACCGGCTCGGGGGCTGCGGCATTGTGTCTGGCCGTGCGGGTGCCGGGGGTGCGGGTGGTGGGGCTGGAGGCGTGGGAACCGGCGGAAACCATGGCCCGCCACAATGTCCGCCTGAACGGGCTGGAGGATCGGGTGGGAATCGTGGCCGGCGACCTGCTGCGGCCCCCCCCGGATCTGGGGCCGGCGGGGGGGCGGTTCGACCGGGTGATGGCGAATCCGCCCTATCTGCGGGCCGGGGCCGCCACCCCGCCGCCCGACCCGTGGAAGGCGGCGGCCAATGTGGAGGGGGCCGCCCGCCTGTCCGACTGGGTTGCGGCGGCGGCGGCCCTGCTGCGCCCGCGGGGGTGGTTCACCATGGTCCACCGTGCCGACCGGGTGGATGAGATCATGGGCCTGCTGCACGGCTCCTTCGGCGCCGTCACCCTGTTTCCCCTGTGGCCCAGGGCGGGGGAACCGGCGCGGCGCATCCTGGTCGCCGCCCAGCGGGGCGCCACCGGCCCGGCCCGGCTGCTGCCCGGCCTGGTGCTGCATGGACCCGGTGGTTATACGCAAGACGCCGACGCGGTGCTGCGCCTTGGTGCCCCGCTGGTTTACGAACCGGTGCGCCAACCCCATCTAGGCGCGTGA
- a CDS encoding S49 family peptidase, whose protein sequence is MPAFLSRLPFGPWRKREPLVSVVRLTGVIAASGGAFGRTLSMAGVAPLLEKAFAPKNQVAVVLLINSPGGSPVQSALIGRRIRDLAEEKKVPVLAFCEDVAASGGYWLACAADEIYADDSTIVGSIGVVSGGFGFHDFISRHGVERRLYTAGEHKAILDPFLPENPDDVARLKALQQEVHQFFISHVRTRRGERLKGEEGELFSGAFWSGRTAVGLGLIDGVAHMRPHLRARFGEKVRLRVVEPSRGLLSRLPFRSGDGESRLGHGIGAALPAAALNTVEERAVWGRFGL, encoded by the coding sequence ATGCCCGCTTTCCTGTCCCGCCTTCCCTTCGGCCCGTGGCGCAAGCGTGAACCGCTGGTGTCGGTGGTCCGGCTGACGGGGGTCATCGCCGCGTCCGGCGGCGCCTTTGGGCGCACCCTGTCCATGGCCGGGGTGGCGCCGCTGCTGGAAAAGGCCTTCGCGCCGAAGAATCAGGTGGCGGTGGTCCTGCTGATCAACTCCCCCGGCGGATCGCCGGTGCAGTCGGCGCTGATCGGCCGGCGCATCCGTGATCTGGCGGAGGAAAAGAAGGTGCCGGTCCTGGCCTTCTGCGAGGATGTGGCGGCCAGCGGCGGCTATTGGCTGGCGTGCGCCGCCGACGAGATCTACGCCGATGACAGCACCATCGTCGGGTCCATCGGCGTGGTCAGCGGCGGCTTCGGCTTCCACGATTTCATCAGCCGCCACGGGGTGGAGCGGCGCCTCTACACCGCCGGGGAGCACAAGGCCATCCTTGATCCCTTCCTGCCGGAAAACCCCGACGACGTGGCCCGGCTGAAGGCGCTGCAGCAGGAGGTGCACCAGTTCTTCATCAGCCACGTCCGCACCCGCCGCGGCGAGCGGCTGAAGGGGGAGGAGGGCGAGCTTTTCTCCGGCGCGTTCTGGAGCGGGCGCACCGCCGTCGGCCTTGGCCTGATCGACGGGGTTGCCCACATGCGCCCGCACCTGCGCGCCCGCTTCGGGGAGAAGGTGCGGCTGCGGGTGGTGGAGCCGAGCCGCGGGCTGCTGTCGCGCCTGCCGTTCCGCAGCGGCGATGGCGAAAGCCGGCTGGGCCACGGCATCGGTGCGGCCCTGCCGGCGGCGGCGCTCAACACCGTGGAGGAGCGGGCGGTGTGGGGGCGGTTCGGGTTGTAA